One genomic segment of Carassius carassius chromosome 21, fCarCar2.1, whole genome shotgun sequence includes these proteins:
- the LOC132098260 gene encoding zinc finger MYM-type protein 1-like translates to MFRHLSEIILNAISDSDKGAGDTSDPYKDISQSRAADPTQPVLRMFPKTTQGQKRRAFNPQWYSKYSWLEYSVSKDSAYCYACRHFSLLSASESVFTSQAGFSHWKKALYKDGGLTLHDRSDSHVNAMFAWREYKNRMLSDSGLMDLIDQEYKRKVEENRRYIKTIAEVLLLTATQKQAQRGHRESEDSDNRGNFIETLTVIANHDALISEKIREKGNAKYTSGTIQNEILECLANMVRDDIVKEVKESEVFSVIADESKDLQKKEQLSLVVRYYYSGAIHESFLDFQHAQDLDAKGLSDKIIQCLEKYGLNYKENLIGQGYDGAAVMSGKHSGEAARIQAEAKQAFYVHCNAHCLNLVLVDTVKSVAEVDCFFTLLQRLYVYMTGSYVHQKWMEVQKDMYGGQCRELQKLSDTRWACRAVACRNLLDRLPAVLHVLEQISSEDNGDRSVDARGLLAQIDLTFIALLTTFQKLLGTTKRLSDLLQAPSLDLAIAVDLIGSLHATFQEYRNETFAHDLWQEISDTAKLCNVAVENVKKKETTESELKTGQRYSPAFRASDHRSASLFFFAAPQRATSSPPNSTPSGIRPGGSLDSFC, encoded by the exons atgtttaggcATCTAAGTGAAATCATTCTAAATGCTATTTCAGATTCAGACAAGGGTGCTGGAGACACTTCAGATCCTTATAAGG ACATCTCCCAATCAAGGGCAGCAGATCCAACTCAACCTGTGCTGAGGATGTTTCCCAAGACCACACAAGGTCAGAAAAGAAGGGCATTCAACCCGCAGTGGTACAGCAAGTATTCTTGGTTAGAGTACTCTGTTAGCAAAGATTCAGCTTACTGTTATGCATGTAGACATTTCTCACTCCTTTCAGCGTCAGAATCAGTATTCACATCCCAGGCAGGTTTTTCACATTGGAAGAAAGCGCTGTATAAAGATGGAGGCCTTACATTGCATGACCGGTCTGACAGTCACGTTAATGCAATGTTTGCTTGGCGAGAATATAAGAATCGTATGCTGTCTGATTCTGGGTTAATGGATTTAATTGATCAAGAGTACAAAAGAAAAGTTGAGGAGAACAGGAGATACATAAAAACAATTGCAGAGGTTCTGTTGTTAACAGCAACTCAGAAGCAGGCTCAGAGGGGCCACCGGGAGTCAGAGGACTCTGACAATAGGGGGAATTTCATAGAAACTCTAACTGTGATTGCTAATCATGATGCCCTTATAAGTGAGAAAATTAGGGAAAAGGGGAATGCAAAGTACACATCTGGAACCATACAGAATGAAATTCTGGAGTGTCTTGCAAACATGGTGAGGGATGACATTGTAAAGGAAGTGAAGGAGAGTGAGGTTTTCTCAGTAATTGCAGATGAAAGCAAAGACCTCCAGAAAAAGGAGCAGCTGTCGTTGGTAGTGAGGTATTACTACAGTGGGGCTATACATGAAAGTTTCCTTGACTTTCAGCATGCTCAAGATTTGGATGCTAAGGGACTTAGTGATAAAATCATACAATGCCTCGAAAAATATGGGCTCAATTACAAGGAGAACCTGATTGGGCAAGGCTATGATGGAGCAGCTGTGATGAGTGGGAAACACTCGGGTGAGGCAGCCAGAATTCAGGCAGAGGCTAAACAGGCATTTTATGTCCACTGTAATGCCCACTGCCTGAATCTAGTCTTAGTGGACACGGTGAAGTCAGTGGCAGAGGTAGATTGTTTCTTCACCCTCCTCCAAAGACTCTATGTGTATATGACCGGGTCCTATGTACATCAAAAATGGATGGAGGTTCAAAAAGATATGTATGGTGGCCAATGCAGAGAGTTGCAAAAACTGAGTGATACACGATGGGCGTGTAGAGCGGTGGCTTGCAGGAACTTATTGGATAGATTACCAGCCGTCCTGCATGTTCTTGAGCAGATCAGTTCAGAGGACAATGGGGACAGATCTGTTGATGCTCGAGGTTTATTAGCACAGATTGACCTTACATTCATAGCCTTACTGACAACTTTCCAAAAACTCCTTGGAACCACAAAGCGACTCTCTGACCTGCTACAGGCCCCCTCACTTGACTTAGCCATAGCAGTTGATTTGATTGGATCACTTCATGCTACATTTCAGGAGTACAGGAACGAGACATTTGCACATGATTTGTGGCAAGAAATATCTGATACAGCCAAGCTGTGTAATGTAGCAgttgaaaatgtcaaaaaaaaagagacaacagAGAGTGAGCTCAAAACTGG gcagcgctactctCCAGCCTTCCGTGCTAGCGATCACCGATCGGCGTCACTCTTCTTCTTCGCCGCGCCGCAGCGCGCCACCAGTTCCCCGCCGAATTCCACTCCAAGTGGAATTCGTCCAGGAGGCTCCTTGGATagtttttgttaa